In Neodiprion pinetum isolate iyNeoPine1 chromosome 6, iyNeoPine1.2, whole genome shotgun sequence, one genomic interval encodes:
- the LOC124222483 gene encoding odorant receptor 13a-like yields the protein MSGHGSFWGHFWLAKLFLQFAGLLPIGGSSCLWKSFLNQFLATLPLWTSFYILIPEFKYIFFQSPDIDSFLEAVLITISVLTYQLRSIFVVVYRHRITRLFLVCETMWNEAVPADYSVIFIWAKRAKRISTIYFCGAYCSVITFAVTSTVKQLSSAENSTTKYYPFAPEEDSTPTPQYQIKFGTQVLISYIGIAYIAACDMTGTILALNMCGQLALIQSWLADVSGENVCTRDRKTDQNLHNVLMKCARRHQIVLDFCSELGDVIRYNYLIQIVTEMYIMAVSGARLSQGSGSVQHLSTLLLAINGLLFSCWPADTLSCQSTEIAQAAYEVPWHRGSSREKTMVAVMIARSQRPATLSAGNFIKLSLQTFSSITSNGLSFCMVLLNI from the exons ATGTCCGGCCATGGATCTTTTTGGGGTCATTTTTGGTTGGCGAAACTCTTCCTGCAATTCGCTGGTCTCCTTCCCATCGGTGGATCGTCTTGTTTGTGGAAATCTTTTCTGAACCAATTTTTAGCAACTTTACCACTATGGACCAGCTTCTACATACTGATCCCGGAAttcaaatacatattttttcag AGTCCCGACATCGACAGTTTTCTGGAAGCAGTGCTGATCACAATATCGGTCTTAACGTACCAACTTAGATCAATCTTCGTTGTTGTATACCGCCACAGGATCACACGCTTGTTCTTGGTCTGTGAGACGATGTGGAACGAGGCAGTTCCTGCGGATTACAGTGTGATTTTTATCTGGGCTAAGCGTGCGAAACGCATAAGTACAATTTACTTTTGCGGTGCATACTGTTCGGTGATCACGTTCGCCGTGACGTCGACGGTAAAGCAACTCTCATCTGCTGAAAATTCTACAACAAAATACTATCCGTTCGCCCCTGAAGAAGATTCCACTCCGACTCCACAATATCAGATTAAGTTTGGTACTCAGGTTCTGATCAGTTACATCGGAATAGCGTACATAGCTGCTTGCGACATGACTGGCACCATACTAGCACTTAACATGTGTGGACAACTGGCCCTCATCCAAAGCTGGCTCGCCGACGTTTCGGGAGAAAATGTGTGTACAAGGGACCGAAAAACCGACCAAAATCTGCACAATGTGTTGATGAAATGTGCTCGTCGTCATCAAATCGTATTAGA CTTCTGTTCCGAGCTAGGAGATGTGATTCGATACAACTACCTGATACAAATCGTCACTGAGATGTACATCATGGCTGTTTCGGGAGCGAGGCTTTCACag GGCTCTGGATCGGTCCAACATCTTTCAACATTGCTCTTGGCGATTAATGGgcttttgttttcttgttgGCCAGCGGACACTCTCTCCTGTCAA AGCACTGAGATAGCGCAGGCAGCTTATGAGGTCCCCTGGCATCGCGGATCGTCTCGTGAGAAAACCATGGTAGCGGTTATGATAGCGCGATCTCAACGTCCTGCTACATTGAGCGCGGGAAATTTCATCAAGTTGTCTTTGCAGACGTTTTCCTCC ATCACGTCAAACGGCCTATCCTTTTGCATGGTCTTGCTGAATATCTGA